In Ignavibacteria bacterium, the sequence GAATCATTGCGTGAAAAAGAATACAATAAACTGATAAATAAAAACTAATAATCACATAATACTGCAGGTACAGCAATGAAATATTTAATTACTTTATTATTACTTTTATCTTCCGGCATATACAGCCAGGATGTAAAAATATCCGGGAAAATTACCGGTGAACAGAACTTGCCCCTTTTTGGAGCTAACGTGGTGATAGAAGGAACAATTGACGGCGCTACCACGGATTCAACCGGCTACTATGAGTTTGAAACATCAAAAACCGGTGTGCAAAACATTCTGTTTACATATATTGATTACAGCGATAAACGCCAGACTGTAAACATCGAAGCCGGTAAGCCAATGGAGCTGAATGTACAGCTGCAAAAAGCTGTTGTAGAAACCGAAGAGATAATTGTAACAGCAAGCTCATATACTTCAGGGCAGAATTCTCAGGTAACAATTACACCTTTGGAAATCGTCAGAATTCCGGGCTCCGATGGAGACCTTTTCCGCGCCATTACAACATTCCCGGGCTCAAACCAGGTTGATGAAGGCAGCAGAATTACAGTCCGCGGCGGAGACGCTAACGAAGTGCTTACTATATTAGACCAGGCTTCACTTTATAACCCGTTTATCTTTGATGATGATTTCAATACTTCATCATATACTACTATCAACCCTTGGGGCCTGCGTGGTATCAATTTTTCAAGCGGGGGATTTTCTGCCAAGTTTGGTAATGTACTTTCGGCTGTGCTTGATCTTAAAACATATGAAATGCCGCAGGGTACAGGCGGATTCCTCTGGCTCGGGCTGGCAAATGTTGGTATGAGCGGTGTTTACCTTAATCAAAAGAAAGATTTCGGCGCTACAATTGATATTGGTCAAACAATACTCGAGCCTTATTTTAAGCTCAACGGGTATCTTACCGATAGGTACGACCCAATTCCGCTTGCAAGAGGTATTGGCGGTTCTTTAGCATGGAAACCTTCCAAAAGCAGCAACCTGAAAGCTGTATTTGATTACAGCAAAGATAAAATTGGAATCAGGAACTCAAGCCCTTCATACGATGGATTTTTTAATTCAGGCTCTGAAACAGTTTTCGGCAATTTAAAATACTCTGCAGGTCTTGGAGCCAAGACATATTACAGCATGGGGCTTTCATACAGCAATCACATTGATGATGTTTTGTATGGAGTGCTTAATACTGTTGCAAAACAGCGTTATGCCAAATACAGGCTTGATGTTACTCACCAGCTTTCAAAAAAAGTTGATATTAATACCGGCGCTGAGTATGAATACAATGAAGACCGCTTCTCCGGAAGGGTTCCGCAGTACAGCTATGCAATTGGCAATAATGCCCCCTTCTTTGATGTTAACTCACTTAACCATACCGGCAGAATAGGAGCTTACATTGAAACACAGATAAAGCCCGCAAAAAGATTTTTTATAATACCCGGAATCAGAGTTGATAACCATACTCTTTCCAAAAAAACCGTTGTTGACCCCAGGCTTTCAATGGGATGGAAGTTCGCAAAAGATATGGTTCTGCGCGGAGCCGTTGGACTGTATCACCAGTTCCCAAGGCTTGAGTACTATGCGCAGTCAGATAACAACAATTTAAAACCTGAACAGGCAGCTCATTACATACTTGGTTATGAGCTTAACAAAATGGAAGGCCTATTCCTCTTCAGGGTGGAAGGTTATTATAAGCAGTATAAAGATCTTGTGCTGCGTGATAAGAACAGTTTCCTGTATAACTCCAACGGCAAAGGATATGCAAGGGGAGTGGATGTATTCCTGAAATCAGGTATCACAAATAAATATTCCACCTGGATATCGTACGCGTACACTGATTCCAAACGCAGCCAGTATGAAGCACAGAACGAAGCACCCGCTAATTATGATATTACACATAACTTAACATTTGTAGCCAGCTATAATATTAGTGATGTGATAACAACCGGGTTAACATACAGAATTTCTACCGGCAAACCTTACACTCCCGTTACAGGCGGCGTGTACGATCCGCAGAATAATGTTTACCAGCCCATATATGCTGAAACCAACAGCGGAAGATTCCCCACTTACCAAAGAATGGATGTTAATTTCCAGTACATATTTTCACTCTTTGGCAGGTTTGCAATAGCGGTATTCCAGATAAACAATCTGCTTAACCAGAAGAATCTGTATGATTATACATATAATTTTGATTATACCAAACGCGAAGAGATTGTCACAACCAACAAAAGGCAGTTTTATTTGGGACTGGGATTACAGTTCTAAGTAAGGCAAAAACAAAACAAAAGTCAGACTCAAAGACACTAAGAAAAGATTTTTAACCGCAAAGGACGCCAAGACGCGAAGAAAAGATTTTTTGAGTAGCCACGGGTTTTAACCCGTGGAAAAAGAAGCCAAATATTATACGGCTTTAGCCGCGATTTAAAGTATCTGAATGCATTATTTGCAAAACTAACAAACTTAATATATAAATCAAAATAAAAAGGAAATGTTGGTTGTCATTCGTTTCACGTTTGACATTTCACGTTTCACAAAAGGAAGATTAAAATGAAAACTGTGATTCTTGCATTACTGTTAGCTGTGTTAACAACACTAAACACCGCCCACCTAAAAGCTGATGATTACACCGATGCTATGCTTAAAGCCATCAAAAAAATGGGTGATGCTGCTGATAAGAACGATAAAGCCGCTATGCTGAAAGTGCGCGGTGATTTTGAGCGTATCCTGCAGCTTAAAAAAAATGAGTGGATGGTAAATTATTACCTCGGGTCCTTAGATTACATGCTCTCACGCACAGCCGCAGAAGAAAAGAATAATGATGATGTGAAGAAGTATACTGAATCTGCGATCAGCCTTTTTGATAAATGCACCGATATGAATGACCAGTTTGCCGATGCGTATATTATGAAAATGGCTGCCCAGGGAAACCGCTGGCAGTATGAGCCGAACAAAATGAATGATATCATTGCCAAAACCCAGGAAGCCAAGGATATCGCAATGAAGCTTGAGCCTGAAAATCCGAGGTTTTATTTAATAGATGGTTATATGACATTCTACACACCTGAGAGCTTTGGCGGCGGTGTTGATAAGGCGCAGCCGATGTTTGAAAAAGCATGGGAATACTCAAAAACATACAAACCCAAAGACGAAACATACCCCAACTGGGGCAACGACCAGGCTGCGGGTATGGTCGCAATGTGTTATATTAAAAATGGCAAAATGGATGAAGCCAAAAAATGGATTGATATGGCGCTGGAAGTGAAGCCTGAATCAAACTTTATCAAAGGCTTTGTGATGACAGAATATGATAGGGCGAAAAAGTAGTTCTTGGTATCAGGAATTAGTTTGTTGTGACAGGTATTAATTAGCGGTAACAGGTATTAAGTCGTGGTGTCAGGTATCTACCTGACACCATTTTTTTTGCGGAATTGAAACATGATGCAAATCATTTTATAGCCTAATTCAAAACATTATCTTTGAAAAAGGGAACTTTACTGAAATTAGAAATTGCCCTTTAATAGGTGGTTATCATGTTAAGAAATATTTCAATCTTTACAATTTTACTTTTGATATTCATAAGCACTTCGAATGCTCAATTAATAAACAAAAAGGAATCCCGTTTAAAGGAATTAAAACCAACCGTAACTGATCTTTCTTTAAACAATAATCTTTATTCACAAAATTCAATCACACCCAAAAAAAGTTTATTGCTTGCGGGCGGACTCTCTTTTATAATTCCCGGCGCAGCATTGGGTCAGTTTTACAAGGAAGAATTTATTAATGGCGGAATAAGGTTAGGTATTTCGGGGTTATGTGTTTTGTGGTTTTTTCTTGCCCCTCCGTATAGTATCACAGGTGATGGTCCTTCAAGTAATCAAAAATTTCATGCGGCATTATTATTTACTGCTAATTGGATTGCATCAGTTATTGATGCGTTCTTACCTTCAAAAAAAACTGTCAACAAAACCAAAAAACAGTATCATTCGTTTTAATTTATTTTTTAAAACTATTTGTAACACGAGTATTTTTTGTATCTTTGTAATATGAAAGATACACTTCTCACCAAAAAACAAAAAGCAGTAATTGAAGCAGCTTTAAGTAAGCAGGATTACAAAAAAATTATTGCTGAGCTTGATAAAATTTCCACAAAGCACTCCGGTACTGCCAAGATGAAAGATAAGCGGTATGTCATAGCGGAAATTGTAAGACATGTAACAGAAGCTAACCATAAAAATCCCGAACGTGAATTTTATATAGCAGGTTTAAATATACTCAAGTTAAATTCCGATAACGCCAAAGAAATCGGCATTCATATTTTATGGCGCGGATATAAATACAGTAAAGCTGCTGTAACAAAATGGCTATACAAAATCACAAATTATAGTAATTGGGAAGTGCGTGAATACGCAGCAGGAGCTTTAGGCAGTACGCTGAAAGCGAACCCGGAATTTTATTCCACCCTAAAAAAATGGGTGAGGGATAGCTCCGAAAACATTCGCCGCGGTGTTGTGCTTGCTGCAGCCTCGCTGCGAGATAAGAACGATCCCGTTAAAATTAAAAAAGCCTTCAGCCTGTTTGAACCTTTGATGTATGACAGCTCAAGATATGTAAAAGTAAACCTGGGACCCTTTATACTGGGTTCATACTATGGCAACAATATGCCTGATGCTGTCTTTGGTTTCCTGAATAAAATGGTTAAAGTTAATGATCCGCACGTAAGATGGAATGTTGCAATGGCTTTTAATAACAGCTTTGGTAACAACTATCCCAATGTAGCGGTTAAATTTCTTCGAAAGCTCTCAGGCGATAGTTCACCTGTTGTTCAAAGAGCTCTCAGGTCCACTCTTAATCATTTAAGGAAGAGAAGCAGAGGGTTAAAACTATAAATTATCATTCGGTATTGCTTCATAGGCTGAATTCTTAAAACCCTCATTACAAGACAATTATATGATAAAAATCATAAAATAATCGCTAAAAACGGCAAATCGGGATAAATTCACGATTTTATATTAAATGGAAAATTACTAACTTTGTAACTGAAAGTAAGAATTATATTTATTCAGTAAAGAGTTTATGAAAATATCTGATATACTAAGCACTGATGTAATAGCAGTGAATCTGGAAACTGCGGATAAAGAAGATGCGATAAGGAAAGTTATTGATCTTGCGGCTAAATCCGGTAAAATCCTTGACAAAGATAAAGTATCCAAAACAATATTTGAAAGAGAAAAGCTGGTTTCCACCGGGGTTGGCAAAGGATTTGCCATTCCTCACGGAAAAACCGATGCTATTGAAGATGTAGTTGCAGCTTTTGCAATTACTAAAGAACCGATCGATTTTGATTCAATAGATGGCGAGCCTGTCAGATTTATTTTTCTGCTCATTGGCAAAGAAAATCTTTTGAATACTCATATTAAGCTTTTAAGCCGTATTTCCAGGTTAATGAATAAAGACGATTTCAGGGAACGTTTACTGGAAGCAGCTGCACCTGATGAAGTACTTGCTATCTTCAAAGAAGAGGAGAAAAATTACTTCGATATTTAATACAGTAATTGCCATGAATACTTGTTCTCATATCCGGAGATAAAACAAACGTGTTCATTTTTAGCTGATTAATCAATGTTCCGGTTTCTGCCGCTTTCATCCAGCAAGAAAACAATTTGTTATTTTAAAACAAACAAAAGATATAATGCCTAAAAAATTAGTTTATTATTTTGGGGGTAAAAAGG encodes:
- a CDS encoding TonB-dependent receptor; this translates as MKYLITLLLLLSSGIYSQDVKISGKITGEQNLPLFGANVVIEGTIDGATTDSTGYYEFETSKTGVQNILFTYIDYSDKRQTVNIEAGKPMELNVQLQKAVVETEEIIVTASSYTSGQNSQVTITPLEIVRIPGSDGDLFRAITTFPGSNQVDEGSRITVRGGDANEVLTILDQASLYNPFIFDDDFNTSSYTTINPWGLRGINFSSGGFSAKFGNVLSAVLDLKTYEMPQGTGGFLWLGLANVGMSGVYLNQKKDFGATIDIGQTILEPYFKLNGYLTDRYDPIPLARGIGGSLAWKPSKSSNLKAVFDYSKDKIGIRNSSPSYDGFFNSGSETVFGNLKYSAGLGAKTYYSMGLSYSNHIDDVLYGVLNTVAKQRYAKYRLDVTHQLSKKVDINTGAEYEYNEDRFSGRVPQYSYAIGNNAPFFDVNSLNHTGRIGAYIETQIKPAKRFFIIPGIRVDNHTLSKKTVVDPRLSMGWKFAKDMVLRGAVGLYHQFPRLEYYAQSDNNNLKPEQAAHYILGYELNKMEGLFLFRVEGYYKQYKDLVLRDKNSFLYNSNGKGYARGVDVFLKSGITNKYSTWISYAYTDSKRSQYEAQNEAPANYDITHNLTFVASYNISDVITTGLTYRISTGKPYTPVTGGVYDPQNNVYQPIYAETNSGRFPTYQRMDVNFQYIFSLFGRFAIAVFQINNLLNQKNLYDYTYNFDYTKREEIVTTNKRQFYLGLGLQF
- a CDS encoding tetratricopeptide repeat protein, translated to MKTVILALLLAVLTTLNTAHLKADDYTDAMLKAIKKMGDAADKNDKAAMLKVRGDFERILQLKKNEWMVNYYLGSLDYMLSRTAAEEKNNDDVKKYTESAISLFDKCTDMNDQFADAYIMKMAAQGNRWQYEPNKMNDIIAKTQEAKDIAMKLEPENPRFYLIDGYMTFYTPESFGGGVDKAQPMFEKAWEYSKTYKPKDETYPNWGNDQAAGMVAMCYIKNGKMDEAKKWIDMALEVKPESNFIKGFVMTEYDRAKK
- a CDS encoding HEAT repeat domain-containing protein gives rise to the protein MKDTLLTKKQKAVIEAALSKQDYKKIIAELDKISTKHSGTAKMKDKRYVIAEIVRHVTEANHKNPEREFYIAGLNILKLNSDNAKEIGIHILWRGYKYSKAAVTKWLYKITNYSNWEVREYAAGALGSTLKANPEFYSTLKKWVRDSSENIRRGVVLAAASLRDKNDPVKIKKAFSLFEPLMYDSSRYVKVNLGPFILGSYYGNNMPDAVFGFLNKMVKVNDPHVRWNVAMAFNNSFGNNYPNVAVKFLRKLSGDSSPVVQRALRSTLNHLRKRSRGLKL
- a CDS encoding PTS sugar transporter subunit IIA, whose product is MKISDILSTDVIAVNLETADKEDAIRKVIDLAAKSGKILDKDKVSKTIFEREKLVSTGVGKGFAIPHGKTDAIEDVVAAFAITKEPIDFDSIDGEPVRFIFLLIGKENLLNTHIKLLSRISRLMNKDDFRERLLEAAAPDEVLAIFKEEEKNYFDI